The Trichoderma atroviride chromosome 5, complete sequence genome contains a region encoding:
- a CDS encoding uncharacterized protein (EggNog:ENOG41) has protein sequence MQESIDFSFTPMSSDGLFGSFGVENLLVVPQFLLKSNLPYFQLKYSIPQSTSSPGVPSTNGSFDIPTTTNQPSNDLPSMLAKVIGFPYNGQIADAIPSFVTKLQALVPEQEPGELNTQIQAFSDPSQKPPIFQLFEVAAYFCSNNMLQKSQAATFVKWIIEHDHAKSLIPFLRSRRDMLTVKAFIPSLVEAGASIKNQKFLKQLHSIGAKFDHAAAELLKIEDPEFQAFVLSAVDPELLKGESGGRLLRYVARTQNVEVAEVLIQAGAKVNVSLSEEVPTPALWEAIQCNNFEMVKCLVRAGADVNKRSFGVPAGHTAKPLSLAVKKKNKRLVEYLLDQNVAIEGFLYNRPLLQYAANEVPDIYKLLLKKSGGVPEVTIDQLIEAANSVVPTFLESLSQHPQVSERMLEEAMVKALNEEKTWAVVNFLQHGVDPNGSHIPNPKLRPLEVATTLETFSFSLIYTDVLIRAKVDVNIDDLVGRVVRDDDYNPVIEQLVDAGLDLKKYGPTTIEAAAESGNTDALVLLIDRGSSVNSYGDRFTPFQAVALHQSLWLLKYLFEKGAEVNKPAFPVRGYTALQAAAMDCSIEKVQYLLGVGAEINAPPAETGGATTLEATVRPLVAINDDDADERYDEKSELAETFIFLLSKGTTVDRTDGSNSPLLHDIIERENTHLLKLVLDAGANTTHRWRTLSSSWCERTPLQLAAEMGQVDAVKLLLDHQADPNALPAHRHGKTALQAAASSETACIETVELLLNAGATINADPAPLGGISALQGAAIKGYFQIAMLLIEKGANVNALPAISNGRTAIEGAAEHGRLDMVQMLLNAGAIGDVIRKTGFKKAISLARKNRHFAVVDLLESH, from the exons ATGCAGGAGTCTATAGACTTTTCATTTACACCGATGAGCAGCGACGGACTATTCGGGTCGTTCGGAGTGGAAAACCTGTTGGTCGTGCCACAATTCCTCCTCAAATCAAATCTGCCCTACTTCCAATTGAAGTACTCTATTCCGCAAAGCA CCAGCAGCCCTGGGGTTCCGTCAACGAATGGATCATTCGATATACCAACGACTACTAACCAACCTTCAAATGACCTTCCATCCATGCTTGCAAAGGTCATTGGCTTCCCCTACAACGGCCAGATTGCGGATGCCATTCCTTCTTTTGTTACTAAGCTCCAGGCTCTGGTACCAGAACAAGAGCCCGGGGAGCTTAACACCCAAATTCAAGCGTTCTCTGATCCCTCCCAAAAGCCGCCCATTTTTCAACTATTCGAAGTTGCCGCTTACTTCTGCTCCAATAATATGCTACAAAAATCCCAAGCGGCAACATTCGTCAAATGGATAATCGAGCACGATCATGCGAAGTCTCTTATACCCTTCTTACGATCGCGCCGGGACATGCTTACTGTGAAAGCATTCATCCCCAGCCTTGTAGAAGCTGGTGCCTCTATAAAAAACCAAAAATTTCTGAAGCAACTCCACTCCATTGGTGCTAAATTCGATCATGCTGCGGCAGAGCTCTTGAAGATCGAAGACCCGGAGTTCCAGGCATTCGTTTTGTCCGCCGTTGATCCAGAATTACTCAAAGGAGAGTCCGGTGGTCGTCTTCTCCGATACGTGGCGCGTACACAAAATGTCGAAGTGGCAGAAGTATTAATTCAAGCTGGGGCCAAAGTCAACGTTAGTCTATCAGAGGAGGTGCCAACACCTGCTCTCTGGGAAGCAATTCAATGCAACAACTTTGAGATGGTCAAATGTCTAGTCAGAGCTGGAGCAGACGTGAACAAACGTTCTTTCGGGGTACCTGCCGGCCATACAGCTAAGCCGCTGTCTCTCGcggtgaagaaaaagaataaaagactCGTTGAGTATTTGCTAGATCAGAATGTGGCGATAGAAGGCTTCTTGTACAACAGGCCACTTCTTCAGTACGCGGCCAATGAGGTTCCGGATATTTACAAACTTCTGCTGAAGAAATCGGGAGGCGTGCCTGAAGTTACTATTGATCAGTTAATAGAAGCCGCAAATTCAGTCGTTCCAACTTTTTTGGAATCTCTTTCCCAACATCCTCAAGTCTCTGAAAGAATGCTCGAAGAAGCCATGGTCAAGGCATTGAATGAGGAGAAAACCTGGGCAGTTGTCAATTTCCTACAGCACGGAGTCGATCCCAATGGTTCTCATATACCAAACCCTAAACTCCGCCCTTTGGAAGTCGCGACCACTTTGGAAACTTTTTCATTTAGCCTGATATATACAGACGTCTTGATTCGCGCTAAAGTCGATGTCAATATCGATGATCTTGTGGGGCGTGTTGTTAGGGACGATGATTACAATCCTGTCATTGAACAATTGGTCGACGCAGGACTTGATCTCAAAAAGTATGGCCCTACTACAATTGAGGCGGCCGCGGAAAGCGGAAACACGGATGCGTTGGTCCTGTTAATTGATAGGGGCTCGTCTGTTAATAGCTACGGAGACAGATTTACTCCCTTTCAAGCAGTCGCCCTGCATCAAAGTCTTTGGCTATTGAAATATCTTTTCGAGAAAGGGGCCGAAGTAAACAAGCCAGCTTTTCCAGTCCGAGGGTATACGGCCTTacaagctgcagccatggATTGTTCAATAGAGAAGGTACAATATCTCCTGGGTGTTGGCGCTGAAATAAATGCTCCTCCAGCCGAAACGGGTGGGGCAACGACTCTCGAGGCTACGGTCAGACCATTGGTGGCGAtcaatgatgacgatgctgatgaaCGGTATGATGAGAAGAGTGAGCTTGCAGAGACTTTCATTTTTCTCCTTAGTAAAGGTACAACAGTGGATCGTACAGACGGGTCAAATAGCCCGCTACTACACGATATCATTGAACGTGAGAACACTCATCTCCTTAAGCTGGTCCTTGACGCAGGAGCAAATACAACCCATCGATGGCGAACGCTATCCTCGTCATGGTGCGAGAGGACGCCGCTGCAACTTGCCGCAGAAATGGGCCAGGTGGACGCTgtgaagcttcttcttgatcaCCAGGCAGATCCGAATGCCTTACCAGCACATCGCCATGGGAAGACAGCTCTccaagctgcagcatcgTCGGAAACGGCTTGCATAGAGACGGTAGAATTGCTTCTCAATGCAGGTGCTACAATCAATGCAGACCCCGCTCCTCTTGGGGGCATTAGCGCCCTTCAGGGCGCCGCAATCAAGGGATATTTTCAGATAGCGATGTTGCTGATCGAAAAAGGGGCAAATGTAAATGCCCTTCCTGCGATAAGTAATGGACGTACGGCAATTGAAGGGGCTGCAGAGCATGGGCGATTGGATATGGTACAGATGCTGCTCAACGCAGGCGCAATTGGAGATGTCATCCGAAAGACTGGCTTCAAGAAGGCTATTAGTTTGGCCAGGAAGAATCGCCATTTTGCTGTCGTCGATTTACTCGAGTCTCACTGA